The following proteins are encoded in a genomic region of [Eubacterium] hominis:
- a CDS encoding DUF1648 domain-containing protein codes for MLEKKNIWFLCPIVLIIISLILYPRLPEDIPMQFNIHGEANWTLPKMIGLWIMPCLQIVLLLWNRNKENNNAGLVVVLLMFIQLFVMITSLGGI; via the coding sequence ATGTTAGAAAAAAAGAATATATGGTTTTTATGTCCAATTGTATTGATTATTATTTCATTGATTTTATACCCAAGACTGCCAGAAGATATCCCTATGCAGTTTAATATACATGGGGAAGCAAACTGGACATTGCCGAAAATGATTGGTTTATGGATCATGCCATGCTTACAAATCGTGTTATTATTATGGAATCGAAATAAAGAAAATAACAATGCAGGTCTGGTGGTTGTTTTATTAATGTTCATACAGCTGTTTGTGATGATCACAAGTCTTGGAGGTATATAA
- a CDS encoding GNAT family N-acetyltransferase — protein sequence MRLTMPEVETKRLYLRPVEEEDACDMFAYYKDPAVMKYLTLQPHKHVDDTLKAIKQYLLPYEKRQVPQTWVIVWKENEKVIGNLNIHTVEGDCGQIGYLLHQDYWGKGIMKEAVEQLVYVGFNHIGLHRIEALYDVEHIASGKVLAACGFEKEGVLRQYAKLSDGKYHDMVITSILREEWLKGVKKHEERT from the coding sequence ATGCGATTAACAATGCCGGAAGTAGAAACAAAACGTTTATATCTTCGTCCTGTAGAAGAAGAGGATGCCTGTGATATGTTTGCATATTACAAAGATCCAGCGGTTATGAAGTATTTAACACTACAGCCCCATAAACATGTGGATGACACCTTAAAAGCAATCAAACAGTATTTATTGCCTTATGAAAAACGACAGGTGCCACAGACCTGGGTCATCGTATGGAAAGAAAATGAAAAGGTCATTGGTAATCTCAATATTCATACAGTGGAGGGAGATTGCGGACAGATCGGATACTTGCTTCATCAGGATTACTGGGGAAAAGGTATTATGAAAGAAGCAGTAGAGCAGCTTGTATATGTTGGCTTTAATCATATCGGACTTCATAGAATTGAAGCATTATATGATGTAGAGCATATCGCAAGTGGCAAAGTATTAGCGGCATGCGGCTTTGAAAAAGAAGGCGTATTACGACAATATGCAAAATTAAGTGATGGAAAATACCACGATATGGTAATTACTTCCATTTTAAGAGAAGAATGGCTGAAAGGAGTAAAGAAACATGAAGAAAGAACTTGA
- a CDS encoding stage VI sporulation protein D, giving the protein MKTMKIEKQLLFADSVKQVMKLQVRDGLQYQMEEDGKRAIGPLFIKGQYEGMDGSIQNFQEVLDMDIMAPSEKLGNGEFFIQIEDYEGIPENDSIHLYITMRIHGLKEDQKDVQGEVSKKDINSHQETNANVILQQPVVPKQPEIEEIKPEPTAIEPVEEAVSKTETMEDKEIAEEEESQEDAAPITDTFDEFEDLFEDADTTYTSYRMIVAQEQDTYASIAKRYDVDEAALRSNNHDKEIHHKTLVILP; this is encoded by the coding sequence ATGAAAACAATGAAGATAGAAAAACAGCTGTTATTTGCGGACAGTGTAAAACAGGTGATGAAGCTGCAGGTTCGTGATGGCTTGCAATATCAGATGGAAGAGGATGGCAAACGGGCAATTGGACCTTTGTTTATCAAAGGACAATATGAAGGAATGGATGGCAGTATCCAAAACTTTCAGGAAGTGCTGGATATGGATATCATGGCACCATCTGAAAAATTAGGCAATGGGGAGTTTTTTATTCAGATAGAGGATTATGAGGGTATTCCTGAAAATGATTCCATACATTTATATATTACCATGCGTATTCATGGCTTAAAAGAAGATCAAAAGGATGTTCAGGGGGAAGTCAGTAAGAAGGATATAAACAGTCATCAGGAAACAAATGCCAATGTCATCTTACAACAGCCAGTAGTACCAAAACAGCCTGAAATAGAAGAAATAAAACCAGAACCGACAGCTATAGAACCTGTGGAGGAAGCTGTAAGTAAAACAGAAACAATGGAAGATAAAGAGATTGCTGAAGAAGAGGAGTCACAGGAAGATGCAGCACCTATAACAGATACTTTTGATGAATTTGAAGATTTATTTGAAGACGCAGATACCACCTATACCAGTTATCGTATGATTGTGGCGCAGGAACAGGATACCTATGCATCCATTGCAAAGCGCTATGATGTGGATGAAGCAGCACTTCGATCTAATAATCATGATAAAGAAATCCATCATAAAACATTGGTAATCTTACCATAA
- a CDS encoding SdpI family protein encodes MNLQKRNNLLILTCSCIILFLCICSLWMKYMTYLIPVIAIITNIFLYKDAPQTTQLSKQNRKVDVYRSMVILNIFVMLMVLLSLIMESILPQYQESLKNARYFLFIFFMLMFGNQAPRIPFNRRLGLRLSWCIQDEASWRYTHRMVGYCSIISAVCMMIMYILDKQYLGLITMITGLVLVPSILSYIEYHKRNPFTEVRKAIFLIPLTHFICNLALYPYYPDAFPMQLSYQGDVNYTLPKLYAIALMAVIEVLLIFFYQKSDVKRQWILISLLALLFTCFSIYILIMYGNFNI; translated from the coding sequence ATGAATCTGCAGAAAAGAAATAATCTTCTTATATTGACTTGCAGCTGCATCATTTTATTTTTATGCATATGCAGTTTATGGATGAAATATATGACTTATCTGATTCCGGTTATCGCTATCATCACGAATATATTCTTATACAAAGATGCACCACAGACAACCCAATTATCAAAGCAAAATCGCAAAGTAGATGTATATCGCAGTATGGTTATTCTAAATATATTTGTGATGCTGATGGTGTTACTTTCCCTAATCATGGAATCTATTCTGCCACAATATCAGGAAAGCCTAAAAAATGCCCGTTATTTTCTGTTTATATTCTTTATGTTGATGTTTGGTAATCAGGCACCTCGTATCCCTTTTAACAGGCGGTTAGGACTTCGCTTGTCCTGGTGTATACAAGATGAAGCTTCTTGGCGCTATACGCATCGTATGGTAGGGTATTGCAGCATTATCAGTGCTGTATGCATGATGATCATGTATATCTTAGACAAACAATACCTGGGCTTGATTACAATGATCACAGGTCTGGTACTTGTGCCATCCATTCTTTCTTATATCGAGTACCACAAAAGAAACCCATTTACTGAAGTACGTAAGGCAATCTTTTTGATACCCTTAACACATTTCATATGTAATCTGGCATTATATCCATATTATCCTGATGCATTTCCTATGCAGCTGTCTTATCAGGGGGATGTAAATTATACACTTCCAAAGCTTTATGCGATTGCCTTGATGGCTGTAATTGAAGTCCTGTTGATCTTTTTCTATCAGAAATCGGATGTAAAAAGACAGTGGATATTAATATCTCTACTGGCATTATTATTCACATGCTTCAGTATTTATATATTGATCATGTATGGAAATTTTAATATATAA
- a CDS encoding winged helix-turn-helix transcriptional regulator, giving the protein MDAFKAIADPTRREILNMLSKQDMNAGEIAEHFQMSKPAISKHLDILKNSDLISCEKMGQFVVYSINTTAVQNIYRKFLEVFDGLEGVFHNESAEKK; this is encoded by the coding sequence ATGGATGCATTTAAAGCAATCGCAGATCCCACACGCAGGGAAATATTAAATATGTTAAGTAAACAGGATATGAATGCTGGAGAAATAGCGGAGCATTTTCAAATGTCGAAACCTGCGATATCTAAACATTTGGATATCTTAAAAAACAGTGACTTAATCAGCTGTGAAAAGATGGGACAGTTTGTTGTTTATTCCATCAACACCACTGCTGTACAAAATATCTATCGAAAATTTTTAGAAGTATTTGATGGATTGGAGGGAGTTTTTCACAATGAATCTGCAGAAAAGAAATAA
- a CDS encoding YihA family ribosome biogenesis GTP-binding protein — protein MITFQKAELVVSAPDKKSWPETDLPEIVLAGRSNVGKSSFINTMCGRKKLAYVGNTPGKTRLLNFFNLDDKYMFVDVPGYGYANISKTQLMKFGQMMEDYFAQRKQKKGLVILVDARHKPTEDDITMLEFARYYEIPVAIVATKTDKLPTTKLKNQLKMIRKTLELNDDEPLFPFSAEKKEGMEAVWDYLIPIFES, from the coding sequence ATGATTACGTTTCAAAAAGCAGAACTGGTGGTTTCTGCACCAGATAAAAAGTCATGGCCGGAAACAGATTTGCCAGAAATCGTTCTTGCGGGCCGTAGTAACGTGGGAAAAAGCAGTTTCATCAATACCATGTGTGGAAGAAAAAAACTGGCTTACGTAGGAAATACACCTGGGAAAACTAGATTATTGAATTTCTTTAATCTGGATGATAAATATATGTTTGTCGATGTACCAGGATATGGCTATGCGAATATTTCAAAAACACAGTTGATGAAATTTGGTCAGATGATGGAAGATTATTTTGCGCAGCGTAAACAGAAAAAAGGTCTTGTCATTTTGGTAGATGCCCGTCATAAACCAACGGAGGATGATATCACAATGCTGGAATTTGCTCGTTATTATGAGATTCCTGTTGCTATCGTTGCGACAAAGACTGATAAGCTTCCAACAACGAAACTAAAAAATCAATTAAAGATGATTCGTAAAACATTAGAATTAAATGATGATGAACCGTTATTTCCATTCTCTGCAGAGAAAAAAGAAGGAATGGAAGCTGTATGGGATTATCTGATTCCAATATTTGAATCTTAA